DNA from Flavobacterium aestivum:
ATTTTTATATTATTACTTATTGACTAATTTCTCTAAATAAGAGATTTTTTCATTTTTTTCATCTAACAAACGCTCGTAAAGTCTTTTACTTTCTTCGTAAGCTTCAACTAGTTTATCAAGCGGATTGTAAGTGTAATTTGGAGAAAATCCAGTACAGCTATTTCCAACAACAATATTATTAAAATCGTTGTCATGTATATAATTAAAATAATTTATAACCCCTTCTTCCGAAAAGTTTTTGATTGCTTCTACACTAACTCCTAGAGCTTTTGCAACTTCCACAAGTTTTTCTTCTTCTATGGTTTCGCTTGCTTCCATATTAGAAACTGACTGTTGAGTTACACCAATAGCTTTAGCTAATACTTCTTGTTTTATACCTCTAAGCTCTCTTATACGGCTAATATTTCTGCCAATATGCTTTGTTTTAATTTCTGTGCTCATAGTTCAAAGATATTTAAAATTCTGTAAAAAAAATCAGTTTTGATAAAATACAAGTATGCATTTGTAATATACAATTTCGAACAGTTTGTTATGTTGTAATCTATTACTTACTTGCATATGGTAAACAAAAATACAAATTTAAAATAGTGTTCAACATCTAAAAAATAAAATATATGAAACAACTTATATTCTTAAGGTAATAATGAAAATCCGAAAATATTGAAAAGTAAGTTTAATGCAAAGAATTTGAACATCTAAAAAAAGTAAATAATAATGCTATTAAAATACAAAACTATGGTGACTAATAATATTAAAACCAAACAAAAACTACATGAACTAGTCAGTGCGCTTTATACAACATTTCCACCTGACAAACAGAAAAAGAATTTATATGCCGTATCATTTACAGTTTATGATTACAGTCACTTAATACTTATTGTATCTGACCTTATAAGTCTTTGTCTGAGCGCCATTAATGATGAATCTGAGTGCGGTTCTAGCTCTAAGGCTAAATCAAAAGTCAATATCGCACAAATATTGAATATTGCAATTGAGTTACTTCCCGTAGATGAAGATGCGTTTTTAGAAAAGTCACAGGAAATATTTTCAAAGATGAGTAGTAATGTTGTCTCAGAAAATTAAAATTTCTAACGGAGAATTATTATATAAATACAAAAGATACTTTAAAAAAAGTATCTTTTTTGTTTTAAATACATTTTTCTACAAAGGTTATTATATCTACTACTGCAAAGTCTATGAAATATGGGTTTGTCTGAATAGTAGAGTTTTATATAGAAAATAAAATGCTCTCTTGATAATTTGCAATAAAAAGAATATTTATATTTGTTAAATAACCGTTAAAAAATAGCATCAAATCATATAAAAGTGGAATGATTGTCCCTACTTTTTAGCGATATAAATTAACAATAATTTTATCAAAAATAAAGGATAAATTGATGACAAACGGAGAAATTAATAGATTAGGAGATAAAATAAGAGAAAATTATATTAAAGATTCTCTTGAAGAAAATACTCTTAATGAATTGCAAATTTATAGAACTTCTCACAAAGATTCTTTAGCAAAAGTTTTTAATGCAATGTGTAACCTAAATAGAAAAATGGGGAAACGTAGTATTATAACTTATCGTATAAAGCGTTTTGAATCAATTATTGGAAAATTGTATAGGTTTCCAAAAATGGAATTTAGTAGAATGTGGGATATTGGAGGTTGCAGATGTATTGTAAATAATAATGAAGAAGTATATGAATTTAAAGAATTAATTGAAAAAAGTGATATTTTAGTAATTAGAAAAGAGAAAGATTACATAATCGCCCCACAAACAGAAGGCTACAAATCTTTACATTTATACATTTCATTAAAAAACGATACAAATAAAGTAATCGAGCTACAAATAAGAAATAAAGATGACCATAATTGGGCAACTTTAGTAGAAATTACAGATTTATTATTTGACGCAAAATTAAAGGAATATGGTAAAGACAAGGAGTTGTTAAGATTTCATTTTCTTTTATCTAAACGTTCAGAATTATCAACGGATGAAAAAAAAGAAATTGCTAAAACAATTAAAAAATATAAATATTTTGAAAAATTAAGCAATGTGTTTTCAAGGAATTATATACAAATTAGAAAACAATGGCTAAACATTGAAAGTAAGAATAATCATAATTATTTTTTAATTGAAACCAAAAAAGATGAAGTCCCAAAAATTACATCTTATAGAAAATTTGATGAAGCAGAAGAAAATTATTTTAATATCTATAAAAATAATCAAACTGCAAATGTTGTATTAACTCATTTACCGAAGCCTGACTATGAACAGATAAGCATAGCATATTCAAACTATATATTAACTTTTCACTCCTTCTTAGATGATAGTTATGAAATATTTGAAAGGTTAATCGAAAAAACTTTAGTTGACAAAAGGTATTTTGAATTCATCAAATACTTCACCTTGTATAATGAAATTGTTTATAATCACGTAAACAATTTAATGTCAGAAGTTTTTGAAGTTTATCAAATATCAAAAAGAAATTCGAATGACCTACAAAATTATAAATTAAAGCAAAAAGAAAAAGATTGGGTTCAAGATATTAACAACCAAGTAAGAAAAAGACAAGATAAGCAGAAAAGAATTCAAGATTCTATGAGACAAAATATTCCTAGAGGAGGAACATTAGGTAATTATATTTTTACATTTATTTCAAAAAGAATTGCAAGAAAATATAATAAAAGAATTAAAAAAGTAGCAGATAGAATGGAGATTAAATAAAAGAGCTACTGCTAATAATGCTAACTGTTGCATAACTCCTCAAAAAATAATTTTTAAAATAATAACTAAAAAGCAAACCTCTTTTAAAGCGATTTGAAAGAGGTTTGCTTTTTAGATATATCAATCAATCGTTTATTAATTTCTCAACTTCTGCTAAACTATTTTTAAAGTGATTTTCTTTACCATCAGTAAATTCGATGACGGTAACTGTTTGACCAGTATTATAAGTTAGACTATAAAATTGCTTAATGTTGTGGACTAAAACTTTGACAACTATTTCGTGACCTGATTGTAGTAATGTAATTGTTTTCATATAGTTATGTTTAAAAATCAAACATACGAAAAATATTCTTACATTACACCCCAAAAAAAAAAGAAGGATAAAAGCCATAATATAGCAGCTACTAATCGACATTATGATAATTAGGTTTAATGGGAAGTTGGTTCTGTATTTGACTTAATTTAGTTCCAAACCCGCTATAGTAGCCACACGTTAGCAATAATTTGAGTGTTAATATTAAAAAATCAACCTATAAAAAATGGAAAATACATCAAAATTAAACAGATTAAAAGCTTTAAGCGGAGTATTACTACTTGGAATTTTAGGAACGGCTTTATGGGAATTATTAATAAGAGATTTAATTTTCTACATAGGAAATTTATTTGTATCAACTTTTTCATTATTCTATAAAGGGTATGTAAATGATATGTATAGCCATATTTTTGCTAGTGAGTATTCTTTTCAAATTTTACCTTCAATTATTATAATTTTAGTAATTATCGCTTTGCCTATTTATTTATTTATTAAAGTGCAATTTGCTTTTATAAAACATGAATCGACCGAAAATGACATTAAATCTGGAATTATTGCAGATGCGATTTTTAATATATTGAAAAAAAAAGGGAGAGCAT
Protein-coding regions in this window:
- a CDS encoding helix-turn-helix domain-containing protein, giving the protein MSTEIKTKHIGRNISRIRELRGIKQEVLAKAIGVTQQSVSNMEASETIEEEKLVEVAKALGVSVEAIKNFSEEGVINYFNYIHDNDFNNIVVGNSCTGFSPNYTYNPLDKLVEAYEESKRLYERLLDEKNEKISYLEKLVNK